The Pseudomonas eucalypticola genome has a window encoding:
- a CDS encoding CynX/NimT family MFS transporter, with the protein MSTPTTEALKMPADQTAAVPRPWLLLLGLVLVALNLRPALSSMAPLLGQVSHDLGLSGSTAGLLTTLPVLCLGLFAPLAPLLSRRFGAERVVLGILLVLAAGIALRSQLGVVGLFAGSILSGASIGIIGVLLPGIVKRDFAKQAGTMTGVYTMALCLGAALAAGASVPLAEAFGHRWAMGLGFWVVPALLAAVFWLPQTRARHGAHHARYRVRGLFRDRLAWQVTLFMGLQSSLAYIVFGWLPSMLMGRGLDAAEAGLVLSFSILVQLGSSLIAPWLATRGRDQRIAIVTVMGLTLAGLFGCLYAPLGGLWFWAVVLGLGQGAMFAVALTLIVLRASDAHVAANLSSMAQGIGYTLASMGPLAVGLVHDWSGGWNAVGWIFAVIGTLAIIAGMGAGRSLHVNVTSEKI; encoded by the coding sequence ATGTCCACTCCAACCACCGAGGCGCTGAAGATGCCTGCCGATCAAACTGCCGCCGTGCCGCGGCCCTGGCTGTTGCTGCTGGGCCTGGTGCTGGTGGCCCTGAACCTGCGCCCGGCGCTTTCGAGCATGGCGCCGTTGCTGGGGCAGGTTTCCCATGACCTGGGCCTGAGTGGTTCAACCGCGGGGCTTTTGACCACACTGCCCGTGTTGTGCCTGGGGTTGTTCGCGCCGTTGGCGCCCCTGCTGTCCCGGCGTTTTGGCGCCGAACGCGTGGTGTTGGGCATTCTGCTGGTGCTGGCGGCGGGCATCGCCCTGCGCAGCCAGCTGGGGGTGGTTGGGCTGTTCGCCGGCAGTATCCTGTCCGGGGCCAGTATTGGCATCATCGGTGTGCTACTGCCCGGCATCGTCAAGCGCGACTTTGCCAAGCAAGCGGGCACCATGACCGGCGTTTACACCATGGCGCTGTGCCTGGGCGCGGCCCTTGCCGCAGGCGCCAGCGTGCCCCTGGCCGAGGCCTTTGGCCACCGCTGGGCCATGGGGCTAGGGTTCTGGGTAGTGCCCGCACTGCTGGCCGCGGTGTTCTGGTTGCCCCAGACGCGGGCCCGGCATGGCGCCCACCATGCGCGCTACCGGGTGCGTGGCCTGTTTCGTGACCGCCTGGCGTGGCAGGTGACCCTGTTCATGGGGCTGCAGTCGTCGTTGGCCTACATCGTGTTTGGCTGGTTGCCGTCGATGTTGATGGGGCGCGGCCTGGATGCTGCCGAAGCGGGGCTGGTGCTGTCGTTCTCCATCCTTGTTCAGCTGGGCAGCTCGTTGATCGCACCGTGGTTGGCCACCCGCGGTCGTGACCAGCGCATCGCCATCGTTACCGTGATGGGCTTGACCCTGGCGGGCTTGTTCGGCTGCCTCTACGCGCCGCTGGGCGGGCTGTGGTTCTGGGCCGTGGTGCTGGGGTTGGGGCAGGGCGCCATGTTCGCCGTGGCCCTGACCTTGATCGTGCTGCGCGCCAGCGATGCCCACGTGGCAGCCAACCTGTCGAGTATGGCCCAGGGTATCGGCTACACGCTGGCCTCTATGGGCCCGCTGGCCGTGGGCCTGGTGCATGACTGGAGTGGCGGCTGGAACGCGGTAGGCTGGATCTTCGCGGTGATCGGCACCCTGGCGATCATCGCGGGCATGGGCGCCGGGCGGTCGCTGCACGTGAACGTCACCAGCGAAAAGATCTGA
- a CDS encoding amino acid ABC transporter permease codes for MTTSHVFKPNMPPPNLAVGPVAWMRTNLFSSWFNTLLTLLALYLIYLIVPPLLSWAFLDANWVGTTREDCTKAGACWVFIEQRFGQFMYGYYPPELRWRVDLTVWLAVLGAAPLFIPRIPRKVVYGLSFLVVYPIVAFILLRGGFFGLENVATSQWGGLMLTLVIATVGIAGALPLGIVLALGRRSKMPAVKVVCVTFIEFWRGVPLITVLFMSSVMLPLFLPEGMSFDKLLRALIGVIMFQSAYVAEVVRGGLQAIPKGQYEAASAMGLGYWRSMGLVILPQALKLVIPGIVNTLIALFKDTSLVIIIGLFDLLNSVKQAAADPKWLGMATEGYVFAAVVFWIFCFSMSRYSVHLERKLDTGHKR; via the coding sequence ATGACGACGTCGCACGTATTCAAACCCAATATGCCCCCGCCCAACCTGGCGGTCGGCCCTGTCGCCTGGATGCGCACCAACCTGTTTTCCAGCTGGTTCAACACCCTGTTGACCCTGCTGGCGCTGTACCTGATCTACCTGATCGTGCCGCCGCTGCTGAGCTGGGCGTTCCTGGACGCCAACTGGGTGGGCACCACCCGCGAAGACTGCACCAAGGCGGGCGCCTGCTGGGTGTTCATCGAGCAGCGCTTCGGCCAGTTCATGTACGGTTACTACCCGCCTGAACTGCGCTGGCGCGTGGACCTGACCGTGTGGCTGGCCGTGCTGGGCGCCGCGCCGCTGTTCATCCCGCGCATCCCGCGCAAGGTGGTGTACGGCCTGAGCTTCCTGGTGGTCTACCCGATCGTTGCCTTCATCCTGCTGCGCGGTGGTTTCTTCGGCCTGGAGAACGTGGCGACCAGCCAATGGGGCGGCCTGATGCTGACCCTGGTGATTGCCACCGTGGGCATCGCCGGCGCCTTGCCGCTGGGTATTGTGCTGGCCCTGGGCCGGCGCTCGAAGATGCCGGCGGTGAAGGTGGTGTGCGTGACCTTCATCGAGTTCTGGCGCGGCGTGCCGTTGATTACCGTGCTGTTCATGTCCTCGGTGATGCTGCCGTTGTTCCTGCCCGAAGGCATGAGCTTCGACAAGCTGCTGCGAGCGCTGATCGGCGTCATCATGTTCCAGTCGGCCTACGTGGCCGAGGTGGTGCGTGGCGGCCTGCAGGCGATTCCCAAGGGTCAGTACGAAGCCGCTTCGGCCATGGGCCTGGGTTACTGGCGCAGCATGGGCCTGGTGATTCTGCCGCAAGCGCTCAAGCTGGTGATTCCGGGTATCGTCAATACCCTGATCGCGTTGTTCAAGGACACGAGCCTGGTGATCATCATCGGCCTGTTCGACCTGCTCAACAGCGTCAAGCAAGCCGCCGCCGACCCCAAATGGCTGGGCATGGCCACCGAAGGCTATGTGTTTGCCGCCGTCGTTTTCTGGATTTTCTGTTTCAGTATGTCCCGCTACTCCGTGCACCTGGAGCGCAAGCTGGACACTGGCCACAAGCGCTAG
- a CDS encoding glutathione S-transferase family protein, which translates to MTELILHHYPTSPFAEKTRLMLGFKGLSWRSVLISPVMPKPDLVALTGGYRKTPVLQVGADIYCDTALIARRLDQEKALPAFFPEGQEMTVATFAAWADSELFKHAVSLVFQPESVAVRFARLPPEAVKAFIADRTQLFSGGSATRVPLEQAKHQWPVFMARLEQQLQREEGDYLFGEPSVADFALAHPLWFLKGTPVTSPLVDEYPAVHGWLGRVLGFGHGANSELSAEEALTVARTSVPAPLPDDDFVDPNGFKAGDQVTIAAIDYGVDPVAGELLFAGREALILRREDPRAGTVHVHFPRLGFKLDKH; encoded by the coding sequence ATGACCGAGCTGATCCTTCACCATTACCCCACGTCCCCGTTCGCCGAAAAGACCCGCCTGATGCTGGGGTTCAAGGGCCTGTCCTGGCGTTCCGTGCTGATCTCACCGGTCATGCCCAAGCCTGATCTGGTGGCGCTCACCGGTGGCTACCGCAAGACCCCGGTGCTGCAGGTAGGCGCGGACATCTATTGCGACACCGCGCTGATCGCTCGCCGCCTGGATCAGGAAAAAGCCCTGCCGGCGTTTTTTCCGGAGGGCCAGGAAATGACCGTGGCGACCTTCGCCGCCTGGGCCGATTCGGAGTTGTTCAAACACGCGGTCAGCCTGGTATTCCAACCCGAATCCGTGGCCGTGCGCTTCGCGCGCCTGCCCCCGGAAGCGGTGAAAGCGTTCATTGCCGACCGTACCCAGCTGTTCAGCGGTGGCTCGGCCACGCGCGTCCCGTTGGAACAGGCCAAGCACCAATGGCCGGTGTTCATGGCGCGCCTGGAGCAGCAACTGCAACGCGAGGAGGGCGACTACCTGTTCGGCGAGCCGTCGGTGGCCGACTTCGCGCTGGCTCATCCCCTGTGGTTCCTCAAAGGCACCCCGGTGACGTCACCCCTGGTGGACGAATACCCGGCGGTGCACGGTTGGCTGGGCCGGGTGCTGGGCTTCGGCCATGGCGCCAACAGTGAGCTGAGTGCCGAAGAGGCATTGACAGTGGCGCGCACCAGTGTGCCGGCGCCGTTGCCGGATGATGATTTTGTCGACCCCAATGGCTTCAAGGCGGGCGATCAGGTGACCATTGCTGCGATCGACTACGGCGTTGACCCCGTGGCAGGCGAGTTGCTGTTCGCGGGGCGTGA
- a CDS encoding nuclear transport factor 2 family protein: MSEANAALITRFYLAFQRLDAEAMAASYTDDVVFSDPAFGTLRGQDAGDMWRMLAARAKDFSLTFDHVHAGDHHGSANWTATYLFSQTGRTVVNHIHARFVFRDGKICEHHDHFDFWRWSRQALGTPGLLLGWTPLLKGKVRGQALKGLRAFQAGR; encoded by the coding sequence ATGAGCGAAGCCAACGCAGCCCTGATCACCCGTTTCTACCTGGCTTTCCAGCGCCTGGATGCCGAGGCCATGGCCGCCAGCTACACCGACGACGTGGTGTTCAGCGACCCGGCGTTCGGGACGTTGCGCGGCCAGGACGCAGGCGACATGTGGCGGATGCTGGCAGCGCGGGCCAAGGACTTTTCTCTGACCTTCGACCATGTCCACGCCGGTGACCACCACGGCAGTGCCAACTGGACGGCGACGTACCTGTTCAGCCAGACCGGCCGCACGGTGGTGAACCACATCCATGCCCGCTTCGTTTTCCGTGACGGCAAGATCTGCGAACACCACGATCACTTCGACTTCTGGCGCTGGTCGCGCCAGGCCCTGGGTACCCCCGGCCTGCTGCTGGGCTGGACGCCGTTGCTCAAGGGCAAGGTGCGCGGCCAGGCACTCAAGGGCCTGCGCGCCTTCCAGGCAGGCCGCTGA
- a CDS encoding FadR/GntR family transcriptional regulator: protein MSTLIKRSLVDQALDQLRERITRGHWAVGQRLPTEPELALELGISRNTVREAMRVLAFSGMIDIRQGDGSYLRGSVDPFDTLRVLSNCSIEQARETRRIIEVEAIGLAARRRTEQDLQALHAALEHSSAHYHTDLDSYIACDLVFHRLLVDAAHNPTLSQLYRFFSSVVGEAILHSLNHTPRNLHVFDLHGELLAAIEASDPERAMSICRELIDCPDL, encoded by the coding sequence ATGTCCACCCTGATAAAACGTTCCCTGGTTGACCAGGCCCTGGACCAGTTGCGCGAGCGCATTACCCGTGGCCACTGGGCGGTAGGCCAGCGCCTGCCCACCGAGCCGGAGCTTGCCCTGGAACTGGGTATCAGCCGCAACACCGTGCGTGAAGCCATGCGTGTGCTGGCCTTCAGCGGCATGATCGATATTCGCCAGGGCGACGGCAGCTACCTGCGCGGCAGCGTCGACCCGTTCGATACGCTGAGGGTGCTGTCCAATTGCTCCATCGAACAGGCACGGGAAACCCGGCGCATCATCGAGGTGGAAGCCATCGGCCTGGCCGCTCGGCGGCGCACTGAGCAAGACCTGCAAGCGCTGCATGCCGCGCTCGAGCACAGTAGCGCCCACTACCACACTGACCTCGACAGTTACATTGCCTGCGACCTGGTGTTTCACCGCTTGCTGGTGGACGCCGCGCACAACCCCACGTTGAGTCAGCTGTACCGGTTTTTCTCCAGCGTTGTCGGCGAGGCGATTCTGCATTCGCTCAACCACACCCCACGCAACCTTCACGTATTCGACTTGCACGGCGAACTGCTGGCCGCCATTGAAGCAAGCGACCCGGAACGGGCCATGTCGATCTGCCGCGAGCTGATCGACTGCCCGGACCTTTGA
- a CDS encoding amino acid ABC transporter ATP-binding protein gives MSEAIKQPVGADGIIQMQGVNKWYGQFHVLKDINLNVRQGERIVLCGPSGSGKSTTIRCLNRLEEHQQGRIVVDGVELTNDLKQIEAIRREVGMVFQHFNLFPHLTILQNCTLAPMWVRKMPKRKAEEIAMHYLERVRIPEQANKFPGQLSGGQQQRVAIARALCMKPKIMLFDEPTSALDPEMVKEVLDTMIGLAEDGMTMLCVTHEMGFARTVANRVIFMDKGEIVEQAAPNDFFDNPQNERTKLFLSQILH, from the coding sequence ATGAGCGAAGCAATCAAACAGCCTGTGGGCGCCGATGGCATTATCCAGATGCAGGGCGTGAACAAGTGGTATGGCCAGTTCCACGTATTGAAAGACATCAACCTGAACGTCAGGCAGGGCGAGCGTATCGTGCTGTGCGGCCCGTCGGGCTCGGGCAAATCCACCACCATCCGCTGCCTCAACCGCCTGGAAGAGCACCAGCAGGGCCGCATCGTGGTCGATGGCGTGGAGCTGACCAACGACCTCAAGCAGATCGAAGCGATCCGCCGGGAAGTGGGCATGGTGTTCCAGCACTTCAACCTGTTCCCGCACCTGACCATTCTGCAGAACTGCACCCTGGCCCCCATGTGGGTGCGCAAGATGCCCAAGCGCAAGGCCGAGGAAATCGCCATGCATTACCTGGAGCGCGTGCGTATCCCGGAGCAGGCCAACAAGTTTCCGGGCCAGCTCTCCGGTGGTCAGCAGCAGCGCGTGGCCATCGCCCGGGCCCTGTGCATGAAGCCCAAGATCATGCTGTTCGACGAGCCGACCTCGGCGCTGGACCCGGAAATGGTGAAAGAAGTACTCGACACCATGATCGGTCTGGCCGAAGACGGCATGACCATGCTGTGCGTGACCCACGAAATGGGCTTCGCCCGCACCGTGGCCAACCGCGTGATCTTCATGGACAAGGGTGAGATCGTCGAGCAGGCAGCACCCAATGACTTCTTCGACAACCCGCAGAACGAGCGGACGAAGTTGTTCTTGAGTCAGATTTTGCACTGA
- a CDS encoding GIY-YIG nuclease family protein: protein MSEVTSLCKPWYVYLVRAANGSLYCGISDNPQRRFTQHQSGKGARFFSSSPAVALVYVECWPDKGEALRQERLIKRLRKSAKERLVASWVPIDPVDEPLSA from the coding sequence ATGAGTGAAGTGACTTCCCTGTGCAAACCTTGGTACGTCTATCTGGTGCGCGCCGCGAACGGTTCGCTCTACTGCGGGATCAGCGATAACCCCCAGCGCCGCTTCACCCAGCACCAGAGCGGCAAGGGCGCGCGTTTCTTCAGTTCCAGCCCCGCCGTGGCGCTGGTGTACGTGGAGTGCTGGCCGGACAAGGGCGAGGCGTTGCGCCAGGAACGCTTGATCAAGCGCCTGCGCAAAAGCGCCAAGGAGCGCCTGGTGGCGTCCTGGGTGCCAATTGATCCGGTTGATGAGCCACTATCGGCGTGA